One window from the genome of Sphaerotilus microaerophilus encodes:
- a CDS encoding PDR/VanB family oxidoreductase — protein MSTALLTLRVRALTWEAEGILGIELVPLQPNTLLPAFEAGAHIDLHLPGTGSATHPPDAGSGPHIRSYSLLNAPGERQRYCIAVNLDAASRGGSRWIHEQLRCGQTLTVGAPRNNFPLNEAAPLSVFFAGGIGITPILGMIRRLEAIGRPWRLHYATRSAIHAAYVSELQALSEAGQAGGRDGALDLHVDADRGRVLDIAGLIAALPAGTHVYCCGPLGMLGAFEAATAALPREQVHLEYFAAKEAAATDGSYVVELARSGRTVPVQPGRTLLESLEGAGVEVLYSCREGICGTCEVKVLAGTPDHRDLVLSEAERAANNRIMVCCSGAKTPKLVLDL, from the coding sequence ATGAGCACCGCCCTGCTGACCTTGCGCGTGCGCGCGCTGACCTGGGAGGCCGAGGGCATCCTCGGCATCGAGCTGGTGCCGCTGCAGCCCAACACGCTGCTGCCGGCCTTCGAGGCCGGCGCGCACATCGACCTGCACCTGCCCGGCACGGGCAGCGCGACACACCCGCCCGATGCGGGCAGCGGGCCGCACATCCGCAGCTACTCGCTGCTGAATGCGCCGGGCGAGCGACAGCGCTACTGCATCGCGGTCAACCTCGATGCCGCCAGCCGCGGCGGCTCGCGCTGGATCCACGAGCAGCTGCGCTGCGGCCAGACGCTGACGGTGGGTGCGCCGCGCAACAACTTTCCGCTGAACGAGGCCGCGCCGCTGTCCGTCTTCTTCGCGGGCGGCATCGGCATCACGCCCATCCTGGGCATGATCCGGCGCCTGGAGGCCATCGGCCGGCCTTGGCGGCTGCACTACGCCACCCGCAGCGCCATCCACGCCGCCTACGTGAGCGAGCTGCAGGCCCTGTCCGAAGCCGGCCAGGCGGGCGGGCGCGACGGCGCGCTGGACCTGCATGTCGACGCCGACCGAGGCCGGGTGCTGGACATCGCCGGCCTCATCGCCGCGCTGCCAGCTGGCACGCACGTCTACTGCTGCGGCCCGTTGGGCATGCTGGGCGCCTTCGAGGCGGCCACCGCCGCCCTGCCCCGCGAGCAGGTGCACCTGGAGTACTTTGCCGCCAAGGAGGCCGCCGCCACCGACGGCAGCTACGTGGTGGAACTGGCCCGCAGTGGCCGGACCGTGCCGGTGCAGCCGGGCCGAACTCTGCTCGAAAGCCTGGAAGGCGCCGGCGTGGAGGTGCTCTATTCCTGCCGCGAAGGCATCTGCGGCACCTGCGAGGTCAAGGTGCTGGCCGGCACCCCCGACCACCGCGACCTCGTGCTCAGCGAAGCCGAGCGCGCCGCCAACAACCGCATCATGGTCTGCTGCTCCGGCGCCAAGACCCCCAAGCTGGTCCTCGACCTCTGA
- a CDS encoding SDR family NAD(P)-dependent oxidoreductase produces the protein MGRLDGRIAVVSGAASGMGQGAALKLAQEGALIEILDRNDATETIALIREAGGEAAASICDVTDEAQIRAAAQAVEARRGRIDILVNNAGILSGRKPWHELEREEVDRFLQVNFMGYFLVSQAFYPLLQKSSAGRIINVASRTYYLANPGQMAYVASKGAVMGFTRVLAKELGPENITVNAVAPGMIATEGTLANSPEEAFDRVMQNQAIKKRGQPRHLAGLIAFLASDEAELITGQFMLCDGGGYLL, from the coding sequence ATGGGACGACTCGACGGCCGCATCGCAGTGGTGAGCGGCGCGGCCTCCGGCATGGGCCAGGGCGCGGCGCTGAAGCTGGCGCAGGAGGGCGCCCTCATCGAGATCCTCGACCGCAATGACGCCACGGAAACGATCGCGCTGATCCGCGAAGCCGGCGGCGAGGCGGCGGCCTCGATCTGCGACGTCACCGACGAGGCGCAGATCCGCGCCGCCGCCCAGGCGGTGGAGGCGCGGCGCGGGCGCATCGACATCCTGGTGAACAACGCCGGCATCCTGTCGGGCCGCAAGCCCTGGCATGAGTTGGAGCGCGAGGAGGTGGACCGCTTCCTGCAGGTCAACTTCATGGGCTACTTCCTGGTCAGCCAGGCCTTCTACCCGCTGCTGCAAAAGAGCAGCGCCGGGCGCATCATCAACGTCGCCTCGCGCACCTACTACCTGGCCAACCCGGGCCAGATGGCCTACGTGGCCAGCAAGGGCGCGGTGATGGGTTTCACCCGCGTGCTGGCCAAGGAGCTGGGGCCGGAGAACATCACCGTCAACGCCGTGGCACCGGGCATGATCGCCACCGAAGGCACGCTGGCCAACTCGCCCGAGGAGGCCTTCGACCGCGTGATGCAGAACCAGGCCATCAAGAAGCGCGGCCAGCCGCGCCACCTGGCCGGGCTGATCGCCTTCCTGGCCAGCGACGAGGCGGAACTGATCACGGGGCAGTTCATGCTCTGCGACGGCGGTGGTTACCTCCTCTGA
- a CDS encoding SDR family oxidoreductase, with the protein MDLGIRGRKALVCASSQGLGYACALALAQEGCEVWLNGRNADKLAAAAEHLRADTGATAHGVVADLVTEAGRSALLAACPEPDILVNNNAGPSPGQLADWDHDAWIAALEANLLTGALLLRAVLPGMRARRWGRIVNITSAMVKTPHAAMGLSTAARAGLTALSRALAREAAPDNVTINNLLPERIDTPRQEFMAQRMMKASGISHEEARAQIVATIPAGRMGRPEEFGAACAFLCSDLAGYISGQNLQLDGGAYQGLV; encoded by the coding sequence ATGGATCTCGGTATTCGTGGCCGCAAGGCCCTGGTGTGTGCCTCTTCGCAGGGGCTGGGCTATGCCTGCGCGCTGGCACTGGCGCAGGAGGGCTGCGAGGTCTGGTTGAACGGGCGCAACGCGGACAAGCTGGCCGCCGCGGCCGAGCACCTGCGCGCGGACACAGGCGCCACGGCGCACGGCGTGGTGGCCGACTTGGTCACCGAGGCCGGCCGATCGGCGCTGCTGGCAGCCTGCCCGGAGCCGGACATCCTGGTCAACAACAACGCCGGGCCGTCCCCCGGCCAGCTGGCCGACTGGGACCACGACGCCTGGATCGCCGCGCTGGAAGCCAACCTGCTCACCGGTGCGCTGCTGCTGCGCGCCGTGCTGCCGGGCATGCGGGCCCGGCGCTGGGGCCGCATCGTCAACATCACCTCCGCGATGGTGAAGACGCCGCACGCGGCCATGGGCCTTTCCACCGCCGCCCGCGCCGGCCTGACCGCGCTCAGCCGCGCCCTGGCGCGCGAGGCGGCGCCGGACAACGTGACGATCAACAACCTGCTGCCCGAGCGCATCGACACCCCGCGCCAGGAGTTCATGGCGCAGCGCATGATGAAGGCCTCGGGCATCAGCCACGAGGAGGCGCGCGCGCAGATCGTCGCCACCATCCCGGCCGGGCGCATGGGCCGGCCAGAGGAATTCGGCGCCGCCTGCGCCTTCCTCTGCAGCGATCTGGCGGGCTACATCAGCGGCCAGAACCTGCAGCTCGACGGCGGGGCCTACCAGGGCCTGGTCTGA
- a CDS encoding crotonase/enoyl-CoA hydratase family protein, producing the protein MSEALITYELDGPVALIGLNRPDKRNAINDALVDELNAAVQRAHEDANVIVLHGHGSNFCAGLDLAEALARASGKITPPRKRRRHNWHMVFDQIARGPIPVVAALHGAVVGGGLELATAAHVRVCDETAFFGLPEGQRGIFVGGGGTVRIQRVVGTTVMMDMMLTGRLLNPAEGLQEHIVRYVTPAGQALAKAKELAQRIAQNTIETNWKIVNVLPRIQDVSHDDGLFFEQLNSAMARPPEVEQRLREFVEGKAKPLVAKDEAKDAGAPGKGA; encoded by the coding sequence ATGTCCGAAGCCCTGATCACCTACGAACTCGACGGCCCGGTGGCCCTGATCGGCCTGAACCGCCCCGACAAGCGCAACGCCATCAACGACGCCCTGGTGGACGAACTGAACGCCGCCGTTCAGCGCGCCCATGAGGATGCCAACGTCATCGTGCTGCACGGCCACGGCAGCAACTTCTGCGCCGGCCTGGACCTGGCCGAAGCCCTGGCGCGCGCCAGCGGCAAGATCACGCCGCCGCGCAAGCGCCGCCGCCACAACTGGCACATGGTGTTCGACCAGATCGCGCGCGGGCCGATTCCCGTGGTCGCCGCGCTGCACGGCGCGGTGGTGGGCGGCGGGCTGGAGCTGGCCACCGCGGCGCATGTGCGGGTCTGCGACGAGACCGCCTTCTTCGGCCTGCCCGAGGGCCAGCGCGGCATCTTCGTCGGCGGGGGCGGCACGGTGCGCATCCAGCGCGTGGTGGGCACCACGGTGATGATGGACATGATGCTCACCGGCCGCCTGCTCAACCCCGCCGAGGGGCTGCAGGAGCACATCGTGCGCTATGTCACCCCCGCCGGCCAGGCGCTGGCCAAGGCGAAGGAGCTGGCACAGCGCATCGCGCAGAACACCATCGAGACCAACTGGAAGATCGTCAATGTACTGCCACGCATCCAGGATGTGTCGCACGACGACGGCCTGTTCTTCGAGCAGCTCAATTCCGCAATGGCCCGCCCGCCCGAGGTGGAGCAGCGCCTGCGCGAGTTCGTCGAGGGCAAGGCGAAGCCGCTGGTCGCCAAGGACGAGGCCAAAGACGCCGGCGCGCCGGGAAAGGGCGCCTGA
- the phbB gene encoding acetoacetyl-CoA reductase encodes MTQKVAYVTGGMGGIGTAICRRLHKEGFKVIAGCGPSRDYQKWLDEQKADGYTFYASVGNVADWESTVEAFSKAVAEHGPIEVLVNNAGITKDRMFLKMTPDDWKAVIDTNLNSMFYVTKQVVPGMVEKGWGRIIQISSVNGEKGQAGQTNYSAAKAGMHGFTMALAQELANKGVTVNTVSPGYIGTDMVRAIKPEVLEKIVATIPVKRLGTPEEIGSIVAWLAGPDSGFTTGADFSCNGGLHMG; translated from the coding sequence ATGACCCAGAAAGTAGCCTACGTCACCGGAGGCATGGGTGGCATCGGTACCGCCATCTGCCGCCGCCTGCACAAGGAAGGCTTCAAAGTGATCGCCGGTTGCGGCCCGAGCCGTGACTACCAGAAGTGGCTGGACGAGCAGAAGGCCGACGGCTATACCTTCTACGCCTCGGTCGGCAACGTCGCTGACTGGGAATCCACCGTCGAGGCCTTCTCGAAGGCAGTGGCCGAGCATGGTCCGATCGAGGTGCTGGTCAACAACGCCGGCATCACCAAGGACCGCATGTTCCTGAAGATGACGCCCGACGACTGGAAGGCGGTCATCGACACCAACCTGAACTCCATGTTCTACGTGACCAAGCAGGTCGTGCCGGGCATGGTCGAGAAGGGCTGGGGCCGCATCATCCAGATCTCTTCGGTCAATGGCGAGAAGGGCCAGGCCGGCCAGACCAACTACTCGGCCGCCAAGGCCGGTATGCACGGCTTCACGATGGCCCTGGCGCAGGAACTGGCCAACAAGGGCGTGACCGTGAACACCGTCAGCCCCGGCTACATCGGCACCGACATGGTCCGTGCGATCAAGCCCGAAGTGCTGGAGAAGATCGTCGCCACCATCCCGGTCAAGCGCCTGGGCACGCCGGAAGAAATCGGCTCCATCGTCGCCTGGCTGGCGGGCCCGGACTCCGGCTTCACCACCGGTGCGGACTTCAGCTGCAACGGCGGCCTGCACATGGGCTGA
- the phaC gene encoding class I poly(R)-hydroxyalkanoic acid synthase — translation MQSTNFAPWGIPGLPGLTDFGKTAFQLPGAPDIGRLGQQLGSFGASMAPAMQAFADLKIPPAELARIQAEYLRQAAELWNNSLSAGATTLQGDRRFSSDAWATNPMAGFAAANYLLNARTLMELADAVQGDEKTRARVRFAVQQWIDAAAPSNFLALNADAQKKALDTKGESLSQGMALLYKDLQQGHVSQTDESVFEVGRNVATTEGAVVFENELFQLIEYKPLGAKVYERPMLFVPPCINKYYIMDLQPENSLIRYTVEQGHRLFVVSWRNADQSLASKTWDDYIEDAVIRAIRVVQEISGSKTLNTLGFCVGGTLLATGLAVLAARGEQPAASLTMLTSFLDFSATGVLDLFIDEPGVRLREMSIGADAPGGPGLLKGSELATTFSFLRPNDLVWNYVVGNYLKGEAPPPFDLLYWNGDSTNLPGPMYCWYLRHTYLEDKLKVPGALTVCGEKVDLGAIQCPAFIYASREDHIVPWDSAYLNTRVLKGPLRYVLGASGHIAGVINPPAKKKRNYWKNDDLSGTAAQWFEGATSVPGSWWTEWTDWLNPQGGKLKAAPKALGNRSHPPIEPAPGRYVKQKA, via the coding sequence ATGCAATCCACGAATTTCGCCCCCTGGGGCATTCCCGGGCTGCCGGGCCTGACCGATTTCGGCAAAACCGCATTCCAGTTGCCCGGTGCGCCCGACATCGGCCGGCTCGGCCAGCAGCTTGGCTCCTTCGGTGCTTCGATGGCGCCGGCCATGCAGGCCTTTGCCGACCTGAAGATCCCGCCCGCCGAGCTGGCGCGCATCCAGGCCGAGTACCTGCGCCAGGCCGCGGAGCTGTGGAACAACAGCCTCAGCGCCGGCGCGACGACGCTGCAGGGCGATCGCCGCTTCTCCTCGGACGCCTGGGCCACCAACCCGATGGCGGGCTTCGCCGCCGCCAACTACCTGCTCAACGCCCGCACCCTGATGGAGCTGGCCGACGCGGTGCAGGGTGACGAGAAGACCCGGGCGCGGGTGCGCTTCGCGGTGCAGCAGTGGATCGACGCGGCCGCGCCGTCCAACTTCCTGGCCCTGAACGCCGATGCCCAGAAGAAGGCGCTGGACACCAAGGGCGAGAGCCTGTCCCAGGGCATGGCGCTGCTGTACAAGGACCTGCAGCAGGGCCACGTGTCGCAGACCGATGAATCGGTGTTCGAGGTGGGCCGCAACGTCGCGACCACCGAGGGCGCGGTGGTGTTCGAGAACGAGCTGTTCCAGCTCATCGAGTACAAGCCGCTGGGTGCGAAGGTGTACGAACGGCCGATGCTGTTCGTGCCCCCGTGCATCAACAAGTACTACATCATGGACCTGCAGCCGGAGAACTCGCTGATCCGGTACACGGTGGAGCAGGGCCATCGCCTCTTCGTGGTCAGCTGGCGCAATGCCGACCAGAGCCTGGCCAGCAAGACCTGGGACGACTACATCGAGGACGCCGTGATCCGCGCCATCCGCGTGGTGCAGGAGATCAGCGGCTCGAAGACGCTCAACACGCTGGGCTTCTGCGTTGGCGGTACCCTGCTGGCCACCGGTCTGGCGGTGCTGGCCGCGCGCGGTGAGCAACCCGCAGCGAGCCTGACGATGCTGACCTCCTTCCTGGACTTCAGCGCCACCGGCGTGCTGGACCTGTTCATCGACGAGCCGGGCGTGCGCCTGCGCGAGATGAGCATCGGCGCCGATGCACCCGGCGGCCCGGGCCTGCTCAAGGGCAGCGAGCTCGCCACCACCTTCAGCTTCCTGCGCCCGAACGACCTGGTGTGGAACTACGTCGTCGGCAACTATCTGAAGGGCGAGGCCCCCCCGCCGTTCGACCTGCTGTACTGGAACGGCGACAGCACCAACCTGCCCGGCCCGATGTACTGCTGGTACCTGCGCCACACCTACCTGGAAGACAAGCTGAAGGTGCCCGGTGCACTGACGGTCTGCGGCGAGAAGGTGGACCTGGGGGCGATCCAGTGCCCGGCCTTCATCTACGCCTCGCGCGAAGACCACATCGTGCCCTGGGACTCGGCCTACCTGAACACGCGCGTGCTCAAGGGCCCGCTGCGCTACGTGCTGGGCGCCTCCGGCCACATCGCCGGCGTGATCAACCCTCCGGCCAAGAAGAAGCGCAACTACTGGAAGAACGACGACCTGTCTGGCACGGCGGCGCAGTGGTTCGAGGGCGCCACCTCGGTGCCCGGCAGCTGGTGGACCGAGTGGACCGACTGGCTCAACCCCCAGGGCGGCAAGCTCAAGGCCGCACCGAAGGCGCTGGGCAACCGCAGCCACCCGCCCATCGAGCCCGCTCCCGGGCGCTATGTGAAGCAGAAGGCCTGA
- a CDS encoding glutathione S-transferase family protein — MPLTESPDCDLVLYTHPWSRGQIARWMLEETGAPYRQVVLDYASTMKAAPYLAVNPMGKVPAVVHGGQVVTECAAICAYLADAFPAAGLAPPTAQRASYYRWLFFAAGPLEAAVVNRTLGVHPDEKQQRMVGYGSYERVVEVLAAAVAGTTYLGGPAFSAADVYVGSHLIWGMQFGTLPKRAEFEDYAARLTDRPAYQAAKAIDMALGAELAAQG, encoded by the coding sequence ATGCCCCTGACCGAATCGCCAGACTGTGACCTGGTCCTCTACACCCACCCCTGGTCGCGTGGGCAGATCGCGCGCTGGATGCTCGAAGAAACCGGGGCGCCCTACCGGCAGGTGGTCCTGGACTACGCCAGCACGATGAAGGCGGCCCCCTACCTCGCCGTCAACCCGATGGGCAAGGTGCCGGCCGTGGTGCATGGCGGCCAGGTGGTCACGGAGTGCGCCGCGATCTGTGCCTACCTGGCCGATGCCTTCCCGGCCGCCGGGCTGGCGCCGCCGACGGCGCAGCGCGCGTCCTACTACCGTTGGCTGTTCTTTGCCGCCGGGCCGCTGGAGGCGGCGGTGGTCAACCGCACGCTCGGCGTCCACCCGGATGAAAAGCAGCAGCGCATGGTCGGCTACGGCAGCTATGAGCGGGTGGTGGAGGTGCTGGCTGCTGCGGTGGCCGGCACGACCTACCTCGGCGGTCCAGCGTTTTCTGCCGCCGATGTGTACGTCGGCTCGCACCTGATCTGGGGCATGCAGTTCGGCACGTTGCCCAAGCGCGCTGAGTTCGAAGACTATGCGGCCCGCCTCACCGATCGCCCGGCGTACCAGGCAGCCAAGGCCATCGACATGGCGCTGGGCGCCGAGCTGGCGGCGCAGGGCTGA
- a CDS encoding acetyl-CoA C-acetyltransferase codes for MTDIVIVAAARTAVGKFGGSLAGIAAPDLGAAVIQGLLARTGLAGDQIGEVILGQVLTAGSGQNPARQSVIKSGLPNAVPAMTINKVCGSGLKAVMLAAQAIRDGDSEIVIAGGQENMSASPHVLMNSRNGARMGDTKLVDTMINDGLWDVYNKYHMGITAENVARQYGISREAQDELAIGSQLKAAAAQDAGKFKDEIVGISIPQRKGDPVVFDTDEFLNRKTNLEALSGLKPAFDKAGSVTAGNASGINDGAAAVMVMSAAKAAALGLKPLARIASYASAGLDPAIMGMGPVPAARRALQRAGWSAADLDLLEINEAFAAQACAVHKEMGWDTSKVNVNGGAIAIGHPIGASGCRILVTLLHEMQRRDAKKGIASLCIGGGMGVALTVER; via the coding sequence ATGACCGACATCGTCATCGTCGCCGCCGCTCGCACCGCGGTGGGCAAGTTCGGCGGCTCGCTCGCCGGTATCGCCGCCCCTGATCTGGGCGCCGCCGTCATCCAGGGCCTGCTGGCTCGCACCGGCCTGGCCGGTGACCAGATCGGCGAAGTCATCCTGGGCCAGGTGCTGACCGCCGGCTCCGGCCAGAACCCGGCGCGCCAGTCCGTCATCAAGTCCGGCCTGCCGAACGCCGTGCCTGCGATGACCATCAACAAGGTCTGCGGCTCCGGCCTGAAGGCCGTGATGCTGGCCGCCCAGGCCATCCGCGACGGTGACAGCGAGATCGTCATCGCCGGCGGCCAGGAAAACATGAGTGCCTCCCCGCACGTGCTGATGAACAGCCGCAACGGCGCGCGCATGGGCGACACCAAGCTGGTCGACACCATGATCAACGACGGCCTGTGGGACGTGTACAACAAGTACCACATGGGCATCACGGCCGAGAACGTCGCCAGGCAGTACGGCATCAGCCGTGAGGCCCAGGACGAACTGGCCATCGGCTCGCAGCTGAAGGCCGCTGCCGCCCAGGATGCCGGCAAGTTCAAGGACGAGATCGTCGGCATCAGCATTCCGCAGCGCAAGGGAGATCCGGTGGTCTTCGACACCGACGAGTTCCTGAACCGCAAGACCAACCTCGAAGCGCTGTCGGGCCTCAAGCCCGCCTTCGACAAGGCCGGCTCGGTCACCGCCGGCAACGCCTCGGGCATCAATGACGGTGCCGCCGCGGTGATGGTGATGAGCGCCGCCAAGGCAGCCGCCCTGGGCCTGAAGCCGCTGGCCCGCATTGCCAGCTACGCCAGCGCCGGCCTCGACCCCGCCATCATGGGCATGGGACCGGTGCCGGCTGCCCGCCGTGCACTGCAGCGCGCGGGCTGGTCCGCTGCCGACCTCGACCTGCTCGAGATCAACGAGGCCTTTGCCGCCCAGGCCTGCGCGGTGCACAAGGAAATGGGCTGGGACACCAGCAAGGTCAACGTCAACGGCGGTGCGATCGCCATCGGCCACCCGATCGGCGCCTCCGGCTGCCGCATCCTGGTCACGCTGCTGCACGAGATGCAGCGCCGCGATGCCAAGAAGGGCATCGCCTCGCTGTGCATCGGCGGCGGCATGGGCGTGGCCCTGACCGTCGAGCGCTGA
- a CDS encoding tripartite tricarboxylate transporter substrate-binding protein, with translation MLRRRRLLATGAAAAAAWAAPTLVRAQGDRPIRILLGLPPGGGTDAIARAIADRLPAELGQPVIIDNKVGAGGRFAADALMSAAPDGLTWMIAPNATPTFQVLVFGAQLKWNLFRDFAPVAALTSYPLGMAVSPATGASNAREFIDWVKKNPKTASFGTPGLGGQNHFLGVQLAREAGIDLPVTPYKGTPPMVTDLVGGHVPAAISLMDGLLKHHRAGQVNVIGLFTEKRSELMPDIPTFAEQGIKVTSGEGWTGMWAPAKTPPAELERMQRALQKVLAQPALRDVLINKLSVMPDFRPAAEMAARQRAELAHWEPIIKASGFKPE, from the coding sequence ATGCTCCGCCGCCGCCGTCTCCTCGCCACTGGGGCCGCTGCGGCTGCGGCCTGGGCTGCCCCGACGCTGGTGCGGGCGCAGGGTGACCGGCCGATCCGCATCCTGCTGGGCCTGCCACCCGGCGGCGGCACCGACGCCATCGCCCGCGCGATCGCCGACCGGCTGCCCGCCGAGCTGGGCCAGCCGGTGATCATCGACAACAAGGTCGGCGCCGGCGGGCGCTTTGCCGCCGATGCGCTGATGTCCGCCGCGCCCGACGGCCTGACCTGGATGATCGCGCCCAATGCGACGCCGACCTTCCAGGTGCTGGTGTTCGGTGCGCAGCTGAAGTGGAACCTGTTCCGGGACTTTGCCCCGGTGGCGGCGCTCACCTCCTACCCGCTGGGCATGGCGGTGAGCCCGGCCACCGGTGCCAGCAACGCCCGCGAGTTCATCGACTGGGTGAAGAAGAACCCCAAGACCGCCAGCTTCGGCACGCCGGGGCTGGGCGGCCAGAACCACTTCCTGGGCGTGCAGCTCGCCAGGGAAGCCGGCATCGACCTGCCGGTGACGCCCTACAAGGGCACGCCACCGATGGTCACCGACCTGGTCGGCGGCCACGTGCCGGCGGCCATCAGCCTGATGGACGGCCTGCTCAAGCACCACCGTGCCGGCCAGGTGAATGTGATTGGCCTCTTCACCGAGAAGCGCTCGGAGCTGATGCCCGACATCCCCACCTTCGCCGAGCAGGGCATCAAGGTCACCAGCGGCGAGGGCTGGACCGGCATGTGGGCCCCGGCGAAGACACCGCCGGCCGAGCTGGAGCGCATGCAGCGCGCGCTGCAGAAGGTGCTGGCGCAGCCGGCGCTGCGCGACGTGCTGATCAACAAGCTGTCCGTCATGCCGGACTTCCGCCCCGCGGCCGAGATGGCCGCCCGCCAGCGCGCCGAGCTGGCGCACTGGGAACCGATCATCAAGGCCTCAGGCTTCAAACCCGAATGA
- a CDS encoding 3-hydroxyacyl-CoA dehydrogenase, giving the protein MSAFDLTDADRAAAAEHVRFAEREAAKTGLPADTPLRPVRQVAVIGAGTMGGGIAMAFANAGLPVVLIDADATGLERGLKRVMANYDTSVKRGKLSPEAVVERMARIRGTTNLADAGGPEGADLFIEAVFEDMALKQRLFRELDAIAKPGAILATNTSGLDIAEIAAVTSRPQDVVGAHFFSPANVMRLLEVVRIDTPVATAPEVIATLMALGQRIGKVAVLARIWPGFIGNALFRQYNREAHFLVEDGALPHEVDAALTKFGYAMGIFAVHDMAGNDVGYPTRKAQMATRPTDRRWNDLILKLVEKGRLGQKSGQGWYRYEDGDRRPQRDPELEAWIVAESARMGITRRPIGEEEILERCLYGMVNEGARLLEHGVALRPSDIDIVYLTGYGFPAAQGGPMAMADRIGLPKVLAAIRRLHAEHSFWWQPAPLLERLVAEGRSFADLQGSRHPEA; this is encoded by the coding sequence ATGAGCGCCTTCGACCTCACCGACGCCGACCGCGCCGCCGCGGCCGAGCACGTCCGATTCGCCGAACGGGAAGCGGCAAAGACCGGCCTGCCCGCCGACACCCCGCTGCGCCCGGTCCGCCAGGTGGCCGTGATCGGCGCCGGCACCATGGGCGGCGGCATCGCGATGGCCTTCGCCAACGCCGGCCTGCCGGTCGTGCTGATCGACGCCGACGCCACGGGGCTGGAACGTGGCCTGAAGCGCGTGATGGCCAACTACGACACCAGCGTCAAACGCGGCAAGCTCAGCCCCGAGGCGGTGGTCGAGCGCATGGCGCGCATCCGCGGCACGACGAACCTGGCCGACGCCGGGGGGCCGGAGGGGGCCGACCTCTTCATCGAGGCGGTGTTCGAGGACATGGCGCTCAAGCAGCGCCTGTTCCGCGAGCTGGACGCCATCGCCAAGCCCGGCGCCATCCTGGCCACCAACACCTCCGGGCTGGACATCGCCGAGATCGCCGCGGTGACGAGCCGGCCGCAGGATGTGGTCGGCGCGCACTTCTTCAGCCCGGCCAACGTCATGCGCCTGCTGGAGGTGGTGCGCATCGACACGCCCGTGGCCACCGCACCCGAGGTGATCGCGACCCTGATGGCCCTGGGCCAGCGCATCGGCAAGGTGGCGGTGCTGGCGCGCATCTGGCCGGGCTTCATCGGCAACGCGCTGTTCCGCCAGTACAACCGGGAGGCGCACTTCCTGGTCGAGGACGGTGCGCTGCCGCACGAGGTGGATGCCGCGTTGACGAAGTTCGGCTACGCGATGGGCATCTTCGCGGTGCACGACATGGCCGGCAACGACGTGGGCTACCCGACCCGCAAGGCGCAGATGGCCACGCGCCCCACCGACCGGCGCTGGAACGACCTCATCCTGAAGCTGGTCGAGAAGGGCCGGCTCGGTCAGAAGAGCGGCCAGGGCTGGTACCGCTACGAGGACGGCGATCGCCGGCCGCAGCGCGACCCGGAGCTGGAGGCCTGGATCGTCGCGGAGTCCGCGCGCATGGGGATCACGCGCCGCCCGATCGGCGAAGAGGAGATCCTGGAGCGCTGCCTCTACGGCATGGTCAACGAGGGCGCGCGGCTGCTGGAGCACGGCGTCGCGCTGCGGCCCAGCGACATCGACATCGTCTACCTCACCGGCTACGGCTTCCCCGCCGCGCAGGGGGGGCCGATGGCCATGGCCGACCGCATCGGGCTGCCCAAGGTGCTGGCCGCCATCCGCCGGCTGCACGCCGAGCACAGCTTCTGGTGGCAGCCCGCGCCGCTGCTGGAACGATTGGTGGCCGAGGGGCGGAGCTTTGCGGATCTGCAGGGATCCCGACATCCTGAGGCCTGA